GAGGAGAACAAGCTGGCCATTCTTTCGATGGAACCGTTGAAGTAAAGAGAATCTGGGCTACACATACAATGGAAGGGAAGAACGCGAAAATGAAAAAAACATCCGTTACCCAAGAGGTGGATTTAGCCATTTCACATCATCAGATACAGGTGCGTTCCCGTGATTTTGACGAGGACCTCTGTCAGTGGGGGGAACAAAATGTCGAGCAGGGAGCAGTTATTCATCCCGGGTACATCACTTTTGATCCGATCCCGGATGATGCATTTGGAGCTTGGGTGAAGCTTACCTTGTGTGAGAAGTTTGAGGAGGACCCACTTGCCCAGCGACGGATGGTTGTACCTTTTGATGTCATAGAACCGGAGAAGCTGGAGCTTTTGTCTGTGCCCATGAGTGCGATGATCGAGCTTCCCCTTGAACTAAGGCGGTATGCGCTGTATTACGAAATTTGCGAAGATGAAGAAGTTTATTACAGAATGACTTTTGTACCAGAACATGAACCGCTGCAGGCAATGTATCTCATGGATGATGATTGGGGTGGGGAAGCGGGTAAACCACTACGGGAAGGCCGTTGTTAAAAATGATGTTAGTGTTATAGGATGGTCCAAAATTAAATTCTTATAGAGAGGAATGAATCCAGTGACGTTGCAGCAATTGAAATATGTGATTGAGGTAGCCAATCGGGGTTCCATGAACGAAGCTGCGAAGCGATTGTTCATATCTCAGCCAAGCCTCTCAAATGCGATACGTGATTTGGAGGAAGAATTCCAAATTACGATTTTTGAACGTACGAACAAAGGGATTTCATTGTCCAAGGAGGGTGCTGAATTTCTTGGTTATGCCCGGCAGGTTGTAGAGCAGGCAGAGCTTTTGGAGACCCGTTATGTGAATGCGAAACCATCGCCGCAGCACTTTTCGGTATCTACCCAGCATTATGCGTTTGCGGTCAATGCTTTTGTAAATCTGGTTCGAGAGCATGGTCAAGAGGAGTATGAACTTGCTTTGCGGGAAACCAAGACGTATGAAATTATCCAAGATGTCAAAACGCTGCGCAGCGAGATTGGAATCCTATATTTGAATGAGTTTAACGAGAAGGTAATCAATAAGCTGCTCAAAGACGCCGGTTTGCAGTTCAACAGCCTGTTTACGGCTAAACCTCATATTTTTATTAGCATAAAAAACCCGCTGGCCAAGCAGTCCGTCGTGAAGATTGAACAGCTGCAGGACTATCCGTACTTGTCCTTTGATCAGGGGGAGTTTAACTCTTTTCATTTCTCGGAAGAAATTTTGAGTACACTGTCACATAAAAAAAGCATCACAGTGAATGACCGGGCGACCCTGTTTAATCTGTTAATCGGGCTGAATGGATATACGATTTCTACCGGTGTCCTTAGCGCTGATCTGAACGGAAATGAGATCATTCCGGTTCCGCTTGAGAGTGATGAGAGTATCAATGTGGGGTGGATTAGCCATAAAAATATTACGCTATCCAAGCTGGCAATCGCTTATACTGAAGCACTGTATGAGGCTATAGGGGATAGTTAGACCAACCTCTGCACATAAAAAAGGAAGGGAGCCATGTCATTGGCTCCCTTCTTGTATTGCGTTCAAATCAGATATACGTCTCGAGTTTTTCCATACTCGTTGATTTGATACTATGTGGTTAGCTGTTTAGTGCCCTATGAATAGCAGCTCTGTCCTTATGGTCTCTGTGCAGTTGCACATTTCTGGATGAGCGATATCTGCCCTGCGTGAATGCCTGTATGATACATGAGTCTGCCCACAGCTTCGAGCGGTGTTGAAATGCCCATCGGAGACTTGACAGGTTCGTTCCATTTTTCATCAGGCAGCTCTCGCATCGCTTGAATCATATGCTCGTTCGAGGCTTTCAGGATGGCGAGGAGCTCTTCCAAGTTGGTAAACTCATTCTCTGCTCCTGCAGCTCCACGGGCGGTATGGATAATCAGCCCCTCTGGCAGTGGACGATTGAAAAACCAATCGGCGAACATATACTCAACCTCTGCATTATGGCGAAGCATGTAGCCGATAGAGGCATTGCCCAGCTTTAGCGGTAAATCTTGTTCGGGCAGGTTTTTGGCTGTCTGATGAAATCGATCTTGAACAGCATTCCAGATTTGAGATACGGTGGTAAATGTCATCAAGTAACACTCCTTTGTCTGATTTACAATTGTGCTTCGGACGTGTGTCCGTCCCTTGAGACAAGGTCAAATCTGTTACCCGACAGATCGATATCGAACGCTTGACCGAACCCTACCACATAACGCCCCTCGCGTACGGTTAGCTCGAACAGTGAAAAATCCAATCCCTGGAGCATTCGGATCATACTGTCCCCAAAAGACTGACCAAACAAATTAAAAATATCCTCATTTTCTTCGTTTCCTACTTTGATAGCAGTACATGCGAATCTTGCTCTCTGACGAGCAAATAGGTTTCTGGACTGTGATTCGTCCTCGATAAACATGACGTCAACAGCGGGATTGTTCTCGATATGATGGTAATGATTGGCGATTTGACTGATATAGATATAGAGTTTACCGTTCTTTTTCACGAACGGGGCATAGGAGATGAACGGCTGCCCATTTTCATCCAGAGTGCTTAGCATGATTGTCTTTAGGCTATCCGTAAATGTTAAATACTCCAGCTTGATCTTTTCTTTATCCAATTGCTTCATGAATGATCCCTCTACTTTTCTTCAATATATGAATACGTGGGGCGGAACTGCCAACAACAT
Above is a window of Paenibacillus uliginis N3/975 DNA encoding:
- the comJ gene encoding competence protein ComJ, yielding MKKTSVTQEVDLAISHHQIQVRSRDFDEDLCQWGEQNVEQGAVIHPGYITFDPIPDDAFGAWVKLTLCEKFEEDPLAQRRMVVPFDVIEPEKLELLSVPMSAMIELPLELRRYALYYEICEDEEVYYRMTFVPEHEPLQAMYLMDDDWGGEAGKPLREGRC
- a CDS encoding LysR family transcriptional regulator — its product is MTLQQLKYVIEVANRGSMNEAAKRLFISQPSLSNAIRDLEEEFQITIFERTNKGISLSKEGAEFLGYARQVVEQAELLETRYVNAKPSPQHFSVSTQHYAFAVNAFVNLVREHGQEEYELALRETKTYEIIQDVKTLRSEIGILYLNEFNEKVINKLLKDAGLQFNSLFTAKPHIFISIKNPLAKQSVVKIEQLQDYPYLSFDQGEFNSFHFSEEILSTLSHKKSITVNDRATLFNLLIGLNGYTISTGVLSADLNGNEIIPVPLESDESINVGWISHKNITLSKLAIAYTEALYEAIGDS
- a CDS encoding DinB family protein, with translation MTFTTVSQIWNAVQDRFHQTAKNLPEQDLPLKLGNASIGYMLRHNAEVEYMFADWFFNRPLPEGLIIHTARGAAGAENEFTNLEELLAILKASNEHMIQAMRELPDEKWNEPVKSPMGISTPLEAVGRLMYHTGIHAGQISLIQKCATAQRP
- a CDS encoding HugZ family protein, which codes for MKQLDKEKIKLEYLTFTDSLKTIMLSTLDENGQPFISYAPFVKKNGKLYIYISQIANHYHHIENNPAVDVMFIEDESQSRNLFARQRARFACTAIKVGNEENEDIFNLFGQSFGDSMIRMLQGLDFSLFELTVREGRYVVGFGQAFDIDLSGNRFDLVSRDGHTSEAQL